The DNA segment GAGGCGCCCCCCGGCCCCGGCCGGATCGTCGCCCACTTCGACGGGGTCCACCACAGCACCGAGAGCTTTGTCGTCGAGGTCCGAGTGGGCGGTCGCCTGGCCGGGACGATCGGCGTGTACGGGCACGGCGACGTCCTCGGCCCGCAGGAGGACCTCGACCGGGAGCTGGCTCCCTTCCCGGCCGACGTGGACCTGTCCGGCGCCGTCGAGGCCGGGACGGGCGCCGGCGCCGGCGGCATCGAGGTCACCTGGAACGTCGTCGGCGCCGACGGGGAGGCCCGCCCGCCCGCGCTGTTCCGGTTCGACCGGGTGTCGCTTCGCCGTTTCCCGGGCTAGCGCCGAACCCGACGGGGGAGGATAATCAACGCGGACCGGCACAGCCGGCATGAGGGGGGCAACCATGACACTACGGGCCAACTCATACCGTCGCGCGCTCAAGCGCGTCCGCTACCGGAAGAACATCATCCACCTGACCGATCGCGAGCTGAACGACCTGCGCCACGCCTTCGAGGGGCTCTACGCCATCTCCGCCACGACCGCCGACGACGGGACGGTCGATCCCGCGGGCAACGCCGACGACGAGCGGGGGTACGAGTGGATCGCGGGCGTCCACGGCGCCCCGCCGCCGGTGTACTGCCAGCACGGCACGCTCAACTTCGCCACCTGGCACCGCGCCTACCTGTATCGCTTCGAGAAGCTGCTCCAGGACCAGGTCCCGTCGGTGACCCTGTCGTGGTGGGACTGGGCGGCGCCCGAGGCGGAGCAGCACGGCCTGCCCGCGGCGGTCACCGACGAGACCTACGTCGACCTCGACGACGGGCAGACCAAGCCGAACCCGCTGCGGTCGGCCTACAACCAGTGGACCGGTCAGCCGACGAGTCGCGCTCCCCGGCCGGCGGCGCAGCTCGCGACCATCGCCGCCTCCCTGGAGTTCGCGATGGTGCAGACCGAATTCCCGGAGTTCTCGGCCAACCTCGAGAACCCGCACAACCAGCTTCACGTCTGGGTCGGCGGCGACATGGGGTCGGTGCCGACAGCGGCCTACGACCCCGTGTTCTGGCTCCACCACGCCAACGTCGACCGCAACTGGTACATGTGGCAGCAGGTTCACCCGACCGTGGCGGTCCCCGCCGAGGTGCGGTCGTTCGTCTGCGAGCCGTTCAACATGACCGGCGCCGACACGCTCGACGTCTACGCCCTCGGCTACTCCTACGTTGACGAGGAGCGCATGGTGGCTGCCGACGAGGTGCGCGAGCTCGCCGCCGCGACGGGTCAGGACACGGTGCCGGAGGAGGCGAGGGCGAACGCCACCTTCGTGCTCGGCTCGGTCGGTGCGCGGTACCGGCGGGCCACGCTTGAGTTCCTCCACCTCCGGCCGCCGGACGACTCCTACCTCGCCCACCTGTTCCTCAACAACCCCGACGCCACGCTCGACACCGAGCGCTCGCTCGGGACCGGGTACGCCGGGATGCTGGCCCTCTTCGGTCACGGCCCCTGCCTCGGCGGCCCCGGCCACTGCGACGTCCCCGACCGATCGGACGACCCCTACGACGTCCGGCCGCGCCACCACAAGGCGCCGGCCGACACCTACGTCGACGTGTCGTTCCCGCTCGCCGAGATCGTCGACGAGGCCGACGGCGAGCCCGTGGACGTGGACGTGACCTTCGTGGTCGAAGACGCCGAGGGGGCTCCCGTGGACCCGTCGGTGCTCGAGTTCGAGTCGGTGTCGCTCGTGACCCGGGCCTGACGGGGCGGGCCGATCTCCCCCTCGCGGGGGAGGACGGCCCGGCCGGCGGTCGGTACCGTCGCGCCCCGTGGCGCCCCTGCTCGTCGACGCCCTGTTCGCGGTGGCGCTGGCCGCCGCGTCGCTCGTGGAGCCGCTGATGCGCCGGGGCGACTGGGAGCACGCGGCCCTGCTCGCCCCGTGCCTGCTGCTCGTGGCCGAGTGCGCCGTGCTGGTCGCCCGGCGCCGCCACCCCGTGGCCGTCTGGCTGGCCGCCGGGGTCGTCGCGTCCGCGTACGGGCTGTCGAGCCACCCCGACCCGACCCTGCACTACGGCGTGATGGTCGCCGTCTACTCGGTGGCCGCCCACTCGTCCCGGCGGACCTCGATCAGGGCCGGCGTGGCGACGGCCGCCATCGTGCTCGCCGTGCTCCTCGTCGACCGCGGCGCCGACTTCGCCGACTGGACGACGACCTACCTCACCGTCGGGACGGCCTGGCTGCTCGGCGAGTCCATGCGGGCCAACCGGGCCCACGCCGCCGGCCTGGCCCGCCGGCGGGAGGAGGAGGCGAGGCGGGCGGTGGCCGACGAGCGGGTCCGCCTGGCCCGCGAGCTCCACGACGTCACCGCCCACCACGTCAGCGTCATCGCCGTGCAGGCGGAGGCCGGCCAGGCGCTGCTGCCCGACCGGCCGGAGCGGGCGGCCGAGGTGCTGGAGGGCATCGCCACGTCGGCCAGGGAGGCGCTCGGCGAGCTGCGGCGGCTGCTCGGCGTGCTCCGCGAGGACAGCGCGGCCGGCGGCGACCGCGTGCCCCAGCCCGGGCTCGGCGCCCTCCCCGCCCTCGTCGACCAGGTGCGGGCGGCCGGCCTGCCGGTGGACCTGCGCGTCGAGGGCGACGCGCAGCCGGTGCCGGCCGCCGTCGACGTGTCGGCCTACCGGATCGTGCAGGAGGGGCTGACCAACGTGCTCCGCCACGCCGGGCCGTGCTCGGCGGCCGTGGTCGTCCGCTACGAGCCGGGCGCGGTCGCGCTGGAGGTGGCCGACGACGGCGCCGGCCCGCCGTCGGGCGACGGCGACGGGCTCGGCCTCGTCGGGATGCGGGAGCGGGCGGCGATGATCGGCGGCCACCTCGAGGCCGGGCCCCGGCCCGGCGGCGGGTTCGCGGTGCGGGCCCGGCTGCCGACGTGACCGTCCGCGTCCTCGTCGTCGACGACCAGGACCTCGTGCGGGCCGGGTTCCGGCTGATCCTCGAGGCCGCCGGCCTCGACGTGGTGGGCGAGGCCGGCGACGGCGCCGAGGCCGTGCGCCTCGCCGCCGCCGACCGGCCCGACGTGGTCCTGATGGACGTCCGCATGCCGGTCATGGACGGCATCGAGGCGACGAGGCGCATCCGCTCGGCGGCCGGCAACGGCGACGGCGACGGCCCCCGGGTGCTCGTGCTGACCACCTTCGGGCTCGACGAGTACGTGTTCGACGCCCTGCGGGCGGGGGCCAGCGGCTTCCTGCTGAAGGACGTGCCCCGCCAGCAGCTGGTCGACGCCGTGCACGTCGTGGCCGCCGGCGACGCGCTGCTGGCCCCGGCTGTGACCCGCCGCCTGATCGAGGCGTTCGCGGCCGCGCGGCCGGCCGGGCGGGGGCCCGACGAGCGGGCGCTGGCCCCGCTGACGGCCAGGGAGCGGGAGGCGCTGGCGCTGATCGCCAGGGGGATGACCAACGCCGAGATGGCGGCGGCCATGTACGTCGGCGAGGCGACGGTGAAGACCCACGTCGGCAACGTGCTCATGAAGCTCGGCCTGCGCGACCGGGTCCAGGCCGTCATCTTCGCCTACGAGCACGGCGTCGTCTCCCCCTGACAGGGGAGGCCGCGACCCGACCCCGGGGGGACGACGGCCGGCCGGCCCGTCCGTACCGTCGCCCCCATGTTCCGGCGCCTCGGTCGCATCGCCACCACCCGTCCCCGCACGGTCGTCGCCGCCTGGGTCGCCGTGCTCGTGCTCGGCGTGGCCGCCGGCCCGCTCGTGTTCGCGTCGCTGACGACGGACATGGGCGGCGACGGCGGCGAGTCGGCGAGGGCCTACGCGCGGCTGGCCGAGCTCCGGCGGGACGCCCCGCCCGGGCCGGACGACGGGCCCGAGCTGTACGCCGTGGTCGACGGCGCGCCGGTGGACGACCCGGCCGTGCGGGCCGAGGTGGTGGCCGCGGCCGACGACGTCGCCGCCCTGCCGGGCGTGGCCGCCGTGCTCGACGCCTACCGCACGCCCGACCCCCGCCTCCGGGCCGCGGACGGGAACGCCTCGGCCGTCGTCGTCCGCCTGGAGGCGGGGCCCGACGAGGCCGTGGACCGGGTGGCGGCGACGGTGACGGCGCGCCTCGAAACGGTCGACGCCGCGCCGAGGGTGCTGGTCGGCGGCGAGGACACCGTCGACGACGAGATCGAG comes from the Acidimicrobiales bacterium genome and includes:
- a CDS encoding tyrosinase family protein, translated to MTLRANSYRRALKRVRYRKNIIHLTDRELNDLRHAFEGLYAISATTADDGTVDPAGNADDERGYEWIAGVHGAPPPVYCQHGTLNFATWHRAYLYRFEKLLQDQVPSVTLSWWDWAAPEAEQHGLPAAVTDETYVDLDDGQTKPNPLRSAYNQWTGQPTSRAPRPAAQLATIAASLEFAMVQTEFPEFSANLENPHNQLHVWVGGDMGSVPTAAYDPVFWLHHANVDRNWYMWQQVHPTVAVPAEVRSFVCEPFNMTGADTLDVYALGYSYVDEERMVAADEVRELAAATGQDTVPEEARANATFVLGSVGARYRRATLEFLHLRPPDDSYLAHLFLNNPDATLDTERSLGTGYAGMLALFGHGPCLGGPGHCDVPDRSDDPYDVRPRHHKAPADTYVDVSFPLAEIVDEADGEPVDVDVTFVVEDAEGAPVDPSVLEFESVSLVTRA
- a CDS encoding histidine kinase; protein product: MAPLLVDALFAVALAAASLVEPLMRRGDWEHAALLAPCLLLVAECAVLVARRRHPVAVWLAAGVVASAYGLSSHPDPTLHYGVMVAVYSVAAHSSRRTSIRAGVATAAIVLAVLLVDRGADFADWTTTYLTVGTAWLLGESMRANRAHAAGLARRREEEARRAVADERVRLARELHDVTAHHVSVIAVQAEAGQALLPDRPERAAEVLEGIATSAREALGELRRLLGVLREDSAAGGDRVPQPGLGALPALVDQVRAAGLPVDLRVEGDAQPVPAAVDVSAYRIVQEGLTNVLRHAGPCSAAVVVRYEPGAVALEVADDGAGPPSGDGDGLGLVGMRERAAMIGGHLEAGPRPGGGFAVRARLPT
- a CDS encoding response regulator transcription factor translates to MTVRVLVVDDQDLVRAGFRLILEAAGLDVVGEAGDGAEAVRLAAADRPDVVLMDVRMPVMDGIEATRRIRSAAGNGDGDGPRVLVLTTFGLDEYVFDALRAGASGFLLKDVPRQQLVDAVHVVAAGDALLAPAVTRRLIEAFAAARPAGRGPDERALAPLTAREREALALIARGMTNAEMAAAMYVGEATVKTHVGNVLMKLGLRDRVQAVIFAYEHGVVSP